CTTCATGGTTGTTATAGCTACATCTAAACCTTCTACCATGTTAGCTAGTGAAATTATGTTCCTCTATCTTAAATGCTACCATTACTTCTATGTTTCCTATCTAGCCTGTTACTGTTGCTCATATGCACTGCATTGTTCGTTATTGCTACCTGTGTATCTCTactttattgttattgttatttatttcaccTGGTTGATATTGTTATACGTATGCTCGGTGaggaagagataaatgcacgaagggtgttgccgtgccaattgatttgacttacattcatatatttggtgaggatgagataaatgcacgaagggtgttgccgtgccatttgatttgatatcttgagtacatttctcacactatgaaagttatgAATTTACTACCGTGGTTTGTTGGTTATCGCTTTAAGGAAAGGATTGATCGTGATTAGGGGTGGTAAACGGGCGGGTCAGGTCGGATATGAGACGGGTCGAAAACGAATAatgaaaaaacggataaattatccgatccgACCCATATTTGATACGGATAAAAAACGGATTAACCGACGGATAATATgagtaaccatattatccatgacttcatGAATATAATCACTTTGGAAGAATTCCTAATTTCTGAAACTTGAGGAACCTCCAAtatgaggctttacaaatgtaaaagctAAACCCATTAGgtatccattggttatccattttctaaatggataatatggttcttatccatatttgacccgtttttaaatagttcattatccaacccatttttagcGGATAATATGGGCggttaactgttttcttttaaccattttgccacccctAGTCGTGATATTGAGAAATATTGACCGTGATTTCTTTAAGTAATCATTTACTGCTTCACATAATTGCTTCTTGTACTCTTTTCTGTTATGTTCTAGTATTGTTCTATTGCTAGTCTATTGCACATGTTATATCAGTGAGTATTTTTTAACTaaaagtctcgtcactacttcatagAGGTTTgtcaagatacttattgagtacataatatcggttgtactcataccacacttatgcaccttgcgtgcagatcttggagcggAGATGCGGTGGATAACGGAGGCTGACTGTGAAGATGTTCATGCCTTCTGGATGTAGCTACCACTTGTCTCTAGGTAGTTTTAGAGTTGAATTCTGTTtatatgtatatttcaaacataaGTTGTATTTATTTAATATCAATTTTTGCAAAAATCCAGTCTTAGTagatcatgacttgtactaccagtccttgggatattgtatggaaTCCAGATATATCATTTGTTGATCACctttattttattagaattgtgtTAACTGTTGATTGGTTGGCCTAaggggttgggttaggtgccatcgcggttagtggattttggatcgtgacaggttacgagggtatttttgtaaataaataattcttttagAAATTGTGCAATGCTTTAATGCATCAAACCAAATAATAGATAAAAATATGCCAGCATAACTAATACCAGCATTACTAATATACCATATTTGGTATTATTCTTATACACCTTACCAAACAACCTCATATATCTCAATTTTAGTCCAGTAAACTAAACATCTTCCAataaaaatatattcacaaaATCATCTCGTCATTATTTAATTATCGTAATAAAATctaattattataatttttgGATAAAGTATTCCCTACCAAACGACCCTATGTGTATGTAAGTTAGATTCTTCTCATTATAAACATATTTGTAACAAATACCATAGTGATGCTTCAGTTTACACTTCCATCATCTCGTACGAGTAATTATCTAATATGGAAGAGAATTATCTGAATAGTAAAGCTTCGTTTTAActttgagaaagaaaaagaaaaaaaaactaatataTCGGAATTGGAACTTGGAGAAGCTAAATGGAAAAAGCAAATCTCCTATACTGTCGAAATCCAGGGGGTTATCATAACTACTCATGATACAAATGattcaaaaatatttcaaaaataaaggcATTTGTCTTTTTCTCTTTCACTTTTTAatcattttaaattttaaaacaaaGGGAAATGGCGGTGGAGGAACTATCATTTGAAATGAAAAAGTTTCTGTGATCTATCAATCAATGATATGAAAAAAGATTATTACCTTTAAGTTAAATATTGACACTGATGGAATAGTAGAGATCAATTCTTTATTCATCTAGACATCTTTTATTACCTTTCCCCATTTACCTTTTTCCCAATCTATTCGAATTTTTACTTTTCACTTTTTCCTCTTATATTTTCTATATGCTTTTGAGAATAGCATTGGCCTCTAATATGCTATGTAAAGTGTGAAGATTCATTAGAGATGCCCCATGAACACTTCTGTCACTTCGCAATCTTCAATAGTCCAAGAGAATAGTAGAGAATGAGGATAATACTAAAGAATAGACCTTAACCTAGCTCTAGCTTATAAATACCAATTACCTAAAAGTAAtagtaattttcttaaaaatcaaacaaaacaaaaactataAATATATTAGCCCTAGAAATATGCTACATTATTTTTACCCCCCCTCCCCATAAGCTCCGCAGTCCGCAATTATTTTTTCTCTTGGTTACTCGAAATTGCAATCTTAGAGTTGGAGGTAGAGGGGTGCAGATCACTTGAACTGGTCTTGTCGAAATACTCTACATTAGAGAGTGTATATATTTAAATGGTTAACAACCAAATTGTAGAATATTTACTACAAGTTCTTGAGACAATGCAACCCTTAATGGCTTAATCCACGTTGAAAATGAactatttaaatgaattttataCAAATTCAACCAACTTATAACTACACATCAAGTCCATAAAAATTGTTAAACATTTTTTTCAGTAGTTGATCAAGTTGCTTTGTAAaagaatattccaaatgaatttGATTCTcagacaaaaaaaaattattatttccaAAATTTCGAACATGTTAGTACAAATTAGTGTATAATACTAAATGCAGATGTACAGTTGTGGGCATGGATCCAAAGATTTTTAAGTACAAAGATCCAAAGTGAATTATTAATaagtggtagtagtagtagtaccAAACTAGAGAGCATTTTGGACAGAGAGTACAGGCTTCTAAGTAGATATTGTTGCAGATCTCTACAAGGACTGCACTGTTCTCTGAAAATATACACATCACTTCCAAACACAATCTCAAAAAATACACATAATTTTGCGCCAACCCAACGCAACCTTAATTTATTGTCGGGCAATACTAACCAAAGACTTTAATGCTGAGAAAACAAAAAaggtaaaattttccaaaaaggcCCTATAGCTTTCTCTTTTTGTTATCAAATACTATGTGAGTAAATTTTGTCGGCATCCATTTATTGAATTCCaacttcaaacttcaaagaaAGAGAGCTTTCTCAGCAAATTTTGGGCTTCATTTATGAAAATACCAGATGCTCAGCACAAAGTTTCATAATTTTAAAAGGTATGCGATACAAcgtctttcttcattttctttttgtttctgtTGTTTTGAAATAGGCATTTGATTTCTTtgctttattttatattttaatcacAATTAATTGAGCAATACAAGACAGAGGTAAGTTCGGTGTATAATATACCTTCCCAAAACACACTGGGTATGAGATATGTTATTGTAGTTGAATCACAGTTAATCGAGAAGGCAATAAAGCAGCATTTAATATTACATGTTGATATCTTCCTACTAATAAGTAGTGTATTTAAGTCTAATCGATATGTTACAGTTGAAACCTTGTTGATTAACAGTTCATATATTTAAGCCCCACATAAGTGGTTAAGCTGATCCTATCATTAACCTTAATGCTACTAATCTTTTctcaccccccctccccccccaaacaCCTCAATACTGGGGCCGGGTGGAAGCTATAATCCTTTTCTTGGTACTACTTACAAGATATTTAAGACTGGGACTCTCAAGAATAACTTCAATAAATGCTCTTCAAACTATATTGTCATTCTACTCGCATTAATACTTTTTCCgatccacaataagtgattttttggatATTTTCACAGTATATTATGAAATTTaccttttaatattaattaacaatgaaattgaccatattaacctttacTATCTTTTCACATAAACACCCCTAACACATACTCCAACATtatttactccaagggcaatgtaggaaaaaaataattaattcattcttgaaatctgaaaaaaatacttattttgaaccacaaaaaaaaataaaaaatcacttattgtgaaccggatGGAGTATATTTTTCTGTTAAAACGCTCTTTCTTTTCCGAAAAGATAGACTAGGTCCTAAACCATTAAGAAATCAATGCCTTTCCCCACTCTAATAAATTGGTGAAGAAATAATTGACTAGTACTCACTtcattcacttttacttgtccacgaTGAACTTTGCACTCCTcttgaaaaataataaatgaagtgtataatttatcatgatatccatattaattgatgcatatttttaatggatttaacaaaatgatttgaaatgagtaattaatattggGAGTATAACAAGAACGAAAAAATTATCTTATTTTGATATACTAAAAGTGACAAGAAAAagtgaaaatttatttttaaaatattggacaagtaaaagtgaacgagaGTAGTTAACAATTGAATCATCCTTCTGATTCTCTTCGCTCGTAGGCTCGAAACTGACTCAGCACGGTATCAATTCCAAAGCAAGATGGAAGATCTCAATTTAATGTTAATTGGAAGAGGATGTAAGATTTTGAGCTTAAACATTCTGCATTCTAGAAAATGCAGCTTATTGAATTCTGGATGCATAATTTATACACATTTTACATTCTGGAAAAAGCAACTTATTGGATTCTGAATACATAATTTATTCATACtattaaataaaaaattcaacacaaataaaaaatttatacTAAAACTATAGAATTTTGCAGAACCTGTAAATAGAATTGTAACTCCGCCCCTAATGTTGCTTGTTGATATTGATAACCATTACAATAGTCAAAGACACCAAAGAAAAGCCCTTGTTAAGTGGCTTATATTAATGCCCAAATGAAAGGAAATCATCAAAGAACTTGGAAATTATAAGGAAATAATAATTCATGGTCTACGCCTGGAAGATCATCAAGATCCGCTACTATATAAACATAATATTATCACATAATTAATTAGACAAAATAAAGTTTCCTATCTTGATATCTTCCCTAAACAGCGGGGGCAGGGAGACGCAAGGGACATTTAAAAAGAGAACAACAATTACATATGTTAATACTCTCTCCGTCTCATATTAACAGTCGTGAttactaaaaatagttgtctcaacTTATTTGTCACTATAaaagttcaagacaaaattaaTTATCTCTTTCCTTTTTTGCCCTTAGTAATAATTATCCTTGAAGACTACAAACACCTAATTTTGTTCAAATACCAATGAATTAAAACATGAATAAGGGTAAAGTAGTTAAAAATTTCATCTCAATTAGTTTTTTTCTTAAGGGGAGTGTACAAGAGAATCATGAGAGATAATATGAGACGGAGGTGGTATAAGTTTAAAGATTCTTTGCGTGTAGGGGTGGCTcaacctttttcttttttttgatttGGTATTTATTAGGttcaataaagaaaataaaaagaaaaagactaTAGTTGACCAAGAGATTATACCGCGAGTCCGTGCGTGTTGTACCCCAACAGGAGAcgtatatatatttaatatttaagaaaataagaagaaaacaaAAGTCTACATCCTAATTcatcatatttaattttaaaatttcaaagagTCATCTGAATTTCACACAAAATTTTAATATAGCAGAATGCGGCGCCTAACGATCCCCCAAATCTCGCCGCCAATCGCTCCTTTTAATCTATATGCAGTATACTTACGTGAACTTCACATAATTGAACTCATAGTATTATAAATGACGAGACAATAAAGTTATAATTATTAGATTAAATAAACTGTGAAAAATACAAACGGATGATTCCACatgtatattatttttgactagcAGATTCTACGAATTATAATCTTTCAAGATTTATAGTCCCTCAACAGAAAGTTTGGCATGTTTAATATGAACtcgtttttaaaaaataaaattataatttttgtaaGTTCAACGAGATTATTTGTACCTATTGAAGCAAAGTGATGGATTTCAATCAGAAACACATTATTATTGGAGAAATAGTCATTATACCcataaagaaaagaagaagaaagctaAATGTAAAACAAGTTATCTTATCAAGTAAAGCTAAATGTAAAGCTAAATTTAGTTTTACACTTATCAAGTCATCCAAAAAAATATGTATTGAAAAgtcttcaaaaaaataaaatttgtactTTAGAAAATAAGGGAGATTACCTgataaaatagataaataattaaaCAATATAGAATTTTCCCATACTACGTATATAACTTAAAAATAGTTGATTATTCATATCTTAGGTCCGAATGCATGTATATGAAACAGAGTTCAGAGAATAGAAGGTACGAGGAACGAGGAGGACTCCTAGAGTTTGATATATGCCGTTGATTTTTCTCTGTTGATGCACATTCCCGTTACAGTAGTCAAACTCAAGCTCCAATGTAAAAACCAGCTATGGATATATAGTAAAAGAGGAATGAATCCACAGTAATAAAGAAACACCAAAATGCAAAGTAACAGCATTTTACTATTCCAAGAAACCAATGTTGACAAGAAAACAATGAAAATTAACCAATAAGTCCGCCATCATTCTAATCATCATATTTGTATCCTTCTCCATCCCACTTTCTCCCTAATCTCTAACTAATCTATAAGTATATGATTAGTCATATAAGCAAGTACTTCtacaataaaacaaaaaaaaaaaaaaggaatcaaTCCGAAGATTATTATCTACATAGGTCATAATTAAACTAAATTTTGCTTCTTTTTTGAAGATCATGATTAAGAAAAGATATGGTAAAGAAACAGTAATCAATAAACTATTTCTTCTCTTCACTTCATTGTTGTTATGATCAAATAGTGATCGCCATGATTATACTAATTTCTCTTTTTCTAGTGTGAAGAATTAATCCATGATTCCACCATACCTTCACCTCTGCTTCCTACTGTTTCCTGCACTTTATCTCCATGAATAATACTGTTCTGGTTCCTTGTTGTGGCAGCTTGTTCTGGAGAAATGAGATTAGGAAGCCCACTCAAATTGTGTCCAAGATTGTGATTGCTCATTCCATAATCTTCCAAAACAACACTACCCATTTTGAGCTGTGAGTCATTTGATGAGGATGGTATTTGGAATTGCTCTTGGTCTTTGGAGCCAAGAATGTTGGAACTCCCAAATGGGTATTTTTGAGATGACTGAAGAAGTGATGTGAGAATTGAGTTCTGTTGAATATTTGTAAAAAGATTACAACTTTGTGGAATATTGTTAGCAGCACTAGTAGTTGAAGCAGAAGCAATATTGTTAGCCAAACAACTCAACAATGCtgaagatgatgatgaagagGAAGAAGGAGAAAGAAAGGGTGTAGAGCCTGGTTGTTGTGGTTGAATTTTCTGAGGAAAAGGCCTTCGTAGATAATTAGGTTGTTGTGAAATGTTAAGAGGAGGCCTTAAGGAGGAATTAGGTGTAGCACCAAATATATCAAATCTGCTTCTAGGATGAAAATATGTTGAAGAAGTGAAGGGTGGTGCAGGAATCCCAGTAAATTCTTGAACCATAGCTCTGAAATTAGTAGTGTCTGTTGTCAACACAGTAGTTGGTGCTCTTCTTGAAGCTCTTGATCTTTTCTTTGGATTACGTACTGCCGGTTGCGTAACTGGTTGATCTGCTGGTGGAACAGCCGCCGCCATCGCCGCCGGCTCAGTAGTCGTCGTAGTAGTAGTAATAGTTAcgctaccaccaccaccaccatgttCTACCGCGGCAGAAGGGAAATTAGAAACACCACCACCAAAGGATAAGGAATTAGAAGACAATGATTTATTGGATGATGCTAATAACGACATGGGGCTGTTGTTGAACTGATGAGGAGAATTATTGTGGTCAGATCTTAGGGTTTTGGACCAATCTGTATCAAGATTGAAAAGTGAAGCTGGGTAATTCAGTGAAGGCGTTAAtggttgtggttgttgttggCGTGAGATGGGGTTGAAATAATTGGCAAAAGGGTCAAACATGGAGGTATTTTGTGTGTGAAAATTAGCAGAAGAAAAAGAATTAGCAGCAGCAGCACGTGAATCGTACTCTTCATCACCACCACCACAACCACCACCACTTGATGACTGTAGACTTGCACTGTTGTTTCCAGAATCCATTTGCTTAAAAGAGGATAACAGCTCAGAGAACAAAAGgaataaagaaagaagaagaagaaataaaggACAGAGatatggagagagagagagagagagagagagagagaattttaTGTTGCTTTTAGTGCACAAAAGATTTTGTTACTTACTGCAAAAACCCCATTAAAGAAGAAGACAATCAGATGTGTATTTTCAGAAAAGTACTCTCCAATATGACTTCAAACCTCTGATAAAACATGATGATCTgcacaaaagaagaagaagatgat
This sequence is a window from Nicotiana tomentosiformis chromosome 5, ASM39032v3, whole genome shotgun sequence. Protein-coding genes within it:
- the LOC104094953 gene encoding uncharacterized protein — its product is MDSGNNSASLQSSSGGGCGGGDEEYDSRAAAANSFSSANFHTQNTSMFDPFANYFNPISRQQQPQPLTPSLNYPASLFNLDTDWSKTLRSDHNNSPHQFNNSPMSLLASSNKSLSSNSLSFGGGVSNFPSAAVEHGGGGGSVTITTTTTTTEPAAMAAAVPPADQPVTQPAVRNPKKRSRASRRAPTTVLTTDTTNFRAMVQEFTGIPAPPFTSSTYFHPRSRFDIFGATPNSSLRPPLNISQQPNYLRRPFPQKIQPQQPGSTPFLSPSSSSSSSSALLSCLANNIASASTTSAANNIPQSCNLFTNIQQNSILTSLLQSSQKYPFGSSNILGSKDQEQFQIPSSSNDSQLKMGSVVLEDYGMSNHNLGHNLSGLPNLISPEQAATTRNQNSIIHGDKVQETVGSRGEGMVESWINSSH